Genomic window (Motilibacter aurantiacus):
ATGAGGCACGCCGGTCGGTGTGCCTTCGGGGTTGTGGGTCGTACGAGTGGGTGTGCAGTGCGGGACGTGGTGCGTGGGTCGATCAGGTGATCGCGACGCCGACCAGGACGCCGGCGGCGACGGTGCCGGCACCGGCCGCCACGCCCCACCAGAAGCCGGGGGCCTCGAGCGACTCGAGCTCCTCGATCTGGGCGATGCTCTCGTTCATGGTTCTCCTCCCTCCTACGCTCGTACGATTTGTCGTCAGATGAACTGCGGATCAGGTGATCGCGACGCCGATGAGCGCGCCGGCTGCGACGGTCCCGGCACCGGCCGCGACGCCCCACCAGAAGCCNNNNNNNNNNNNNNNNNNNNNNNNNNNNNNNNNNNNNNNNNNNNNNNNNNNNNNNNNNNNNNNNNNNNNNNNNNNNNNNNNNNNNNNNNNNNNNNNNNNNNNNNNNNNNNNNNNNNNNNNNNNNNNNNNNNNNNNNNNNNNNCAGGGCAGTGGTCTCCATGGGATTTGCCTCCTCGTGCGTTGTGGATAGAGCAGTTGGACGAAGCGCGGCTCAGGTGATCGCTACGCCGATGAGCGTGCCGGCGGCGACGGTGCCGGCACCGGCCGCGACGCCCCACCAGAAGCCGGGGGCCTCGAGCGACTCGAGCTCCTCGACGAGAGCGGTGGTCTCGTTCATGGTTTTCCCTCCTTTCGGGCGTGCTGGGGGAGCTCACGGCGGGACCGCCGTGAGACGTTCTGTGGGGAGATGCCGCCGCGGGGCGGCGGGAGGTCAGGTGGCGGAGACCGTGACGTCTTCGCGGGCCACCTGACGGGCGGCGAGCACGAGCCCGAGCGCGCACCATGCGGCGAAGAGCAGGTAGCCGGCACCGGCCGACAGGTGCTCGGTCGCAGGGTCGTGCACGATCGCGGACTGGGCGCCGCCGGGGAGCCACTTGCCGATCGCGGGCAGGTACTGGATGACGGCGGCCTCGACCATGATCGAGTAGAGCGTCACAGCCGCCACGGCCACCATCTGGTTACGGATCAGCCCGCCCAGCGCGACGCCCCAGACCGCGGAGAACGCGCCGAGCGTGAGCGTTCCGAGGGTCATCTGCAGCATCGGGCCGCT
Coding sequences:
- a CDS encoding daptide-type RiPP, whose amino-acid sequence is MNESIAQIEELESLEAPGFWWGVAAGAGTVAAGVLVGVAIT
- a CDS encoding daptide-type RiPP, with translation MNETTALVEELESLEAPGFWWGVAAGAGTVAAGTLIGVAIT